A genomic stretch from Vicingaceae bacterium includes:
- a CDS encoding ATPase AAA, with product MKNLPEIPLAERVRPKTISEFTGQRHLIGENGPLYKCVENGYLPSMILWGPPGTGKTTLAYILSRSLDLKFQSISAIEAGVKEIKEVIKSSKEKGLFDQGKTVLFVDEIHRFSKSQQDYLLGAVERGEILLIGATTENPSFEVIPALLSRCQVYVLNPLSKEELEQILTSALEKDEFLKGLNIIVESTDLLFLYSGGDARKMLNLLELSVNAQLDKTEIIINDDNIRSVAQQFIQKYDKQGENHYDTISAFIKSIRGSDPNAAIYWLARMIDSGEDPLFIARRLIISAAEDIGLANPTALVIANNAFQAVNQIGMPEGRIILAEATIYLACSPKSNSAYLAIDYALQKVKETGQLPVPLHLRNAPTQLMKELGYGQEYKYDHNYEGNFAHQEFMPVHLQNTTFYKPGNNLREKEYQKFLFSRWGDKYYKE from the coding sequence ATGAAAAATCTACCCGAAATACCTTTGGCAGAGAGAGTAAGACCAAAAACTATCAGTGAATTTACCGGACAGAGACATCTTATTGGGGAAAATGGACCATTATACAAATGTGTTGAAAATGGTTATTTGCCTTCAATGATTCTTTGGGGACCACCGGGTACAGGTAAAACCACATTGGCTTATATACTCAGCCGGTCTTTGGATTTAAAATTTCAAAGCATCAGTGCGATTGAAGCCGGAGTGAAAGAAATAAAAGAAGTTATCAAATCTTCAAAAGAAAAAGGTTTGTTTGATCAAGGAAAAACAGTTTTGTTTGTGGATGAAATTCATCGGTTTTCAAAATCACAACAAGATTATTTATTGGGTGCTGTTGAACGTGGTGAAATACTATTGATAGGTGCCACCACGGAGAACCCTTCTTTTGAGGTTATTCCCGCCTTATTGTCCCGTTGCCAGGTTTATGTATTGAATCCATTAAGTAAAGAAGAGCTTGAACAAATTTTAACATCGGCACTTGAAAAAGACGAATTTTTAAAGGGTCTTAACATCATTGTTGAATCTACAGATTTGTTGTTTTTATATTCCGGTGGTGATGCACGCAAGATGTTAAATTTGTTGGAACTGTCTGTCAATGCCCAGTTGGATAAAACTGAAATTATCATAAATGATGACAATATTCGTTCTGTAGCCCAACAATTCATTCAAAAATACGACAAACAAGGTGAGAATCATTATGATACAATAAGTGCTTTTATCAAGTCCATCAGAGGTTCGGATCCCAATGCCGCAATATATTGGCTGGCGAGAATGATTGATTCCGGTGAAGATCCGTTATTTATAGCCCGAAGGTTGATAATTTCAGCTGCAGAAGATATAGGATTGGCCAACCCGACTGCATTGGTGATTGCCAATAATGCATTTCAGGCTGTGAACCAAATCGGTATGCCCGAAGGACGTATTATACTTGCAGAAGCGACCATTTACCTTGCATGCAGTCCAAAAAGCAATTCTGCCTATCTTGCCATTGACTATGCATTACAAAAAGTAAAAGAAACCGGCCAGTTGCCCGTTCCCCTTCATCTCAGGAATGCACCAACACAATTGATGAAAGAATTGGGTTATGGACAGGAATATAAATATGATCATAATTATGAAGGAAACTTTGCCCATCAGGAATTTATGCCCGTTCATTTGCAAAATACTACCTTTTATAAACCCGGAAACAATTTAAGGGAAAAAGAATATCAGAAATTTTTATTTTCGCGTTGGGGTGATAAATATTATAAAGAATGA
- the clpA gene encoding ATP-dependent Clp protease ClpC — translation MSLKNENFTNRVNDVIQFSREEALRLGHDFIGIEHLMLGLLRLTDSKAVQILQKLGVSPLELKNEIEKKLPEGSYHLHHSATIPLTKQAARMLKFSQLVAIELRSPKVDTEHLLLAILHDDENLVSRALEKFSVYYDDVKDEIIGKPTQKDILSELSGSEDDDDEPSFGSSSSRQGPESKSKTPVLDNFGRDLTKLAAENKLDPIVGREKEIERVSQILSRRKKNNPILIGEPGVGKSAIAEGLAMRIIQKKVPRVLFNKRIVTLDLASLVAGTKYRGQFEERMKALMNELEKNPDVILFIDEIHTIIGAGGASGSLDASNMFKPALARGDIQVIGATTLDEYRQYIEKDGALERRFQKVLIEPTSPEETIIILNNIKSKYEEHHNVTYTPEAIEACVKLTERYITDRFLPDKAIDALDEAGARVHIKNVKVPKNITQLEEEIEKVRQQKNNAISASKFEEAAKWRDEEKKLLNELEAAKAKWEEEIKIHREVVTDENVAEVVAMMTGIPVQRIAQQESERLVKMAEELSGKVIGQEEAVQKVVKAIQRNRAGLKDPNRPIGSFIFLGPTGVGKTQLAKVLARYLFDSDDALIRIDMSEYMEKFAVSRLIGAPPGYVGYEEGGQLTEKVRRRPYSVVLLDEIEKAHPDVFNILLQILDDGHITDSLGRKIDFRNTIIIMTSNIGVRQLKDFGQGVGFTTKAKQEQMDEYARSVIEKALKKAFAPEFLNRIDDVIIFNSLKREDIHRIIDIELAGLYKRIEDLGYKLVLNEDAKDFIAEKGFDPEYGARPLKRAIQKYLEDPLAEEIIKSKIQEGDTIKVSLDKEKNELVLKVSKQKQKKAETGEE, via the coding sequence ATGAGTTTGAAAAATGAAAATTTCACAAATCGCGTCAATGATGTGATACAGTTTAGCAGAGAGGAGGCCTTGCGTTTGGGGCACGACTTCATAGGCATAGAGCATTTGATGCTCGGATTATTAAGATTAACCGACAGCAAAGCAGTGCAAATACTCCAGAAACTTGGAGTTTCGCCATTAGAATTAAAAAATGAAATTGAGAAAAAATTACCCGAGGGTTCATATCATCTTCATCATTCGGCTACCATTCCCTTGACCAAACAAGCAGCACGCATGCTTAAATTTTCTCAATTGGTAGCCATAGAATTACGCTCGCCCAAAGTGGACACCGAACATCTTTTGCTTGCCATTTTGCATGATGATGAAAATTTAGTGTCACGTGCATTGGAAAAATTCTCAGTTTACTACGATGATGTCAAAGATGAAATCATCGGTAAACCTACGCAAAAGGATATTTTGTCTGAGCTTTCGGGTAGCGAGGATGATGATGATGAACCATCTTTTGGGTCGTCTTCCTCACGTCAAGGTCCGGAGTCAAAAAGCAAAACCCCGGTTTTGGACAATTTCGGACGTGATTTGACTAAACTGGCTGCCGAAAATAAACTTGACCCCATAGTAGGACGTGAAAAAGAAATTGAAAGAGTGTCGCAAATATTATCCCGCCGCAAAAAAAACAATCCGATTTTGATTGGTGAACCCGGAGTTGGAAAATCTGCAATTGCCGAAGGGTTGGCTATGAGAATCATACAAAAAAAAGTGCCTCGTGTATTGTTTAATAAAAGAATTGTTACCCTGGATCTGGCTTCATTGGTTGCCGGTACCAAATACCGTGGACAGTTTGAAGAACGAATGAAAGCTTTGATGAACGAACTTGAAAAAAACCCTGATGTCATCTTGTTTATTGATGAAATTCACACCATCATTGGTGCCGGTGGGGCTTCAGGTTCGCTTGATGCATCCAATATGTTTAAACCGGCCCTTGCAAGAGGCGACATTCAGGTTATCGGTGCGACCACCCTCGACGAATACCGTCAATATATCGAAAAAGACGGAGCATTGGAACGCCGTTTTCAAAAAGTACTTATAGAACCCACTTCACCCGAAGAAACAATCATTATTTTAAACAACATCAAATCAAAATATGAGGAACATCATAATGTTACATACACCCCTGAGGCAATTGAAGCTTGTGTAAAACTAACAGAAAGATACATTACCGACCGATTTTTGCCCGATAAAGCCATAGATGCCTTGGATGAAGCCGGTGCAAGAGTTCACATAAAAAATGTAAAAGTGCCCAAAAATATCACACAACTCGAAGAAGAAATAGAAAAAGTAAGACAACAAAAAAACAATGCCATATCTGCAAGCAAATTTGAAGAAGCTGCCAAATGGAGAGATGAAGAGAAAAAACTTTTGAACGAGCTTGAAGCAGCAAAAGCAAAATGGGAAGAAGAAATTAAAATTCATCGCGAAGTAGTTACCGATGAAAATGTTGCGGAAGTGGTAGCCATGATGACCGGTATTCCCGTTCAACGTATTGCTCAACAAGAAAGTGAACGTTTGGTGAAAATGGCCGAGGAACTAAGTGGCAAAGTAATTGGACAAGAAGAAGCCGTTCAAAAAGTGGTCAAAGCCATACAACGCAATCGTGCCGGTTTAAAAGATCCGAATCGTCCTATTGGTTCCTTTATTTTCTTAGGTCCTACAGGTGTCGGAAAAACTCAATTGGCCAAAGTTCTTGCCCGTTATTTGTTTGATTCTGACGATGCATTGATAAGAATTGACATGAGTGAGTATATGGAAAAATTTGCTGTTTCCCGATTAATTGGTGCTCCTCCCGGATATGTTGGTTATGAAGAAGGTGGTCAATTGACAGAAAAAGTGAGAAGACGCCCATATTCTGTGGTGTTATTAGACGAAATAGAAAAAGCCCATCCGGATGTTTTCAATATTTTATTGCAAATTTTGGATGACGGTCATATTACCGATAGTTTGGGCAGGAAAATCGATTTTCGCAATACCATCATCATCATGACTTCCAACATAGGTGTCAGACAATTAAAGGATTTTGGGCAAGGTGTGGGCTTTACTACCAAAGCCAAGCAAGAACAAATGGACGAATATGCCCGCAGTGTGATCGAAAAAGCATTAAAAAAAGCATTTGCTCCTGAGTTTCTCAACAGGATTGACGATGTGATAATATTTAACTCCTTGAAACGCGAAGATATCCATCGTATTATCGACATTGAATTGGCCGGATTATATAAACGTATAGAAGACCTCGGCTACAAGCTGGTGTTGAATGAAGATGCAAAGGATTTTATTGCCGAAAAAGGTTTTGATCCCGAATATGGAGCACGTCCATTGAAACGTGCCATTCAGAAATATCTCGAAGACCCATTGGCTGAAGAAATCATCAAATCCAAGATACAGGAAGGTGATACGATAAAAGTAAGCCTGGATAAAGAGAAGAATGAATTAGTATTGAAAGTAAGCAAACAAAAACAGAAAAAAGCCGAAACGGGAGAAGAATAA
- the gyrA gene encoding DNA gyrase subunit A has product MSDKEKIISVNIENEMKQAYIDYSMSVIVSRALPDVRDGLKPVHRRILYAMNELGLRHDKPYKKSARIVGEVLGKYHPHGDSAVYDAMVRMAQEWSMRYLLVDGQGNFGSIDGDSPAAMRYTEARLQKIAEEMLMDIDKETVDFTNNFDDTLKEPTVLPSRIPNLLMNGASGIAVGMATNMAPHNLSELIDGIVQYIDNNDITIDELMQYIKAPDFPTGGIIYGYEGVKQAFHEGRGRVIIRGKAEIEVDENGREQIIVTEIPYMVNKAEMIKKIADLVNDKKIEGISDIRDESDRNGLRVVFELKRDANAKVVLNNLYKHSQLQSAFNINNIALSKGRPVQLNLKDLIREFVDFRHEVVERRTKYELKKAQERAHILEGLKIAVENIDEVIKIIRSSYEVSEARQGLMERFELTEIQANAILDMRLQKLTGLQIEDLIKELENLRKLIAELESILASKEKRMQIIKDELIEIKNKYGDERRSVIEYNSDEFSIEDMIPDDDMVITISHLGYIKRTPLAEYRRQSRGGVGSKASATRDEDFLEHLFVASAHNYLLIFTQKGKCYWMRVFEIPEGQKNTKGRAIQNLIQIDQDDKVMAYINVKDIKDKEYIENNYLVMCTKKGIIKKTPLEQFSRPRSNGIIAVNVREGDELIEVKLTGGKDEIMIALKSGKAIRFPESKVRPVGRNAIGVKGVTLSDEQDEVVGMITISNPLEETVLVVSEKGYGKRSFLKDPATGEEIYRITNRGGKGVKTINITKKTGKLIAIKAVTDKDDLMIITRNGLLIRMPVKEIRVMGRAAQGVKLINLKNNDEIAAVAKVENEDDFENNEVKDMENIIQSPDEGMNGMDIDTNNENLNHEE; this is encoded by the coding sequence ATGTCAGATAAGGAAAAAATTATTTCGGTTAATATCGAAAACGAAATGAAACAGGCCTACATCGATTATTCGATGTCGGTGATTGTTTCGAGGGCGCTCCCGGATGTACGAGATGGTTTGAAACCGGTACACAGACGTATTTTATATGCCATGAATGAACTTGGCTTGCGCCATGACAAGCCCTATAAAAAATCGGCCAGAATTGTAGGGGAGGTCTTAGGTAAATACCATCCTCATGGCGATTCTGCTGTTTATGATGCCATGGTACGTATGGCTCAAGAATGGAGTATGCGTTATCTGCTTGTAGACGGACAGGGAAACTTCGGTTCAATTGACGGAGACAGTCCTGCCGCAATGCGTTATACGGAAGCCCGCCTCCAAAAGATTGCCGAAGAAATGTTGATGGATATAGACAAAGAAACAGTCGATTTTACCAACAATTTTGATGATACATTGAAAGAGCCCACAGTTTTACCATCCAGAATACCCAATCTGTTGATGAACGGAGCGTCGGGCATCGCCGTTGGTATGGCTACGAATATGGCCCCTCATAATCTCAGCGAACTTATAGATGGAATTGTTCAATATATTGATAATAATGATATTACGATTGATGAATTGATGCAATACATTAAAGCCCCGGATTTCCCTACCGGCGGTATTATTTATGGTTATGAAGGCGTAAAACAAGCATTTCATGAAGGGCGTGGTCGAGTGATAATTCGAGGAAAAGCAGAAATTGAGGTGGATGAAAACGGCCGCGAACAAATCATCGTCACCGAGATTCCCTATATGGTCAATAAGGCCGAAATGATCAAAAAAATTGCCGATCTGGTAAATGATAAAAAAATCGAAGGCATATCGGATATCCGTGACGAATCCGACCGAAACGGGCTCAGGGTTGTGTTTGAATTGAAACGTGATGCAAACGCCAAAGTGGTATTAAATAATCTTTACAAACACTCTCAACTGCAAAGTGCTTTCAATATCAATAACATCGCATTGTCAAAAGGCAGGCCGGTGCAACTAAACCTCAAGGACTTAATCAGGGAATTTGTTGATTTCCGTCATGAGGTAGTTGAAAGACGAACAAAATATGAATTGAAAAAAGCTCAAGAAAGGGCACATATCCTTGAAGGACTGAAAATTGCTGTCGAAAACATCGATGAGGTAATTAAAATCATTCGTTCCAGTTACGAAGTATCCGAAGCACGCCAGGGCTTGATGGAAAGATTTGAACTGACCGAAATTCAAGCCAATGCTATTCTTGATATGCGCCTGCAAAAATTGACAGGTCTGCAAATAGAAGATCTTATCAAAGAACTGGAAAACCTCAGAAAATTGATTGCCGAATTGGAATCGATACTGGCCAGCAAGGAGAAAAGAATGCAAATCATCAAAGATGAACTCATAGAGATTAAAAATAAATATGGAGATGAACGACGTTCGGTGATAGAATACAATTCCGACGAGTTTAGCATTGAAGATATGATCCCAGACGACGATATGGTCATCACCATCTCTCATCTCGGATATATTAAACGCACTCCTTTGGCAGAATACCGCAGACAATCAAGAGGTGGGGTAGGATCGAAAGCATCGGCAACACGCGACGAAGATTTTCTCGAACATCTTTTTGTGGCATCGGCCCACAATTATCTCTTAATTTTCACCCAAAAAGGCAAATGTTATTGGATGCGAGTTTTTGAAATACCCGAAGGACAAAAAAATACCAAAGGAAGAGCCATCCAAAATTTGATACAAATTGATCAGGATGATAAGGTAATGGCCTATATCAACGTAAAAGACATTAAAGATAAGGAATACATCGAGAATAACTACCTGGTGATGTGCACCAAAAAAGGAATCATCAAAAAAACTCCGTTGGAACAATTCTCCCGTCCGAGATCAAATGGAATTATTGCCGTGAACGTAAGGGAAGGAGACGAATTGATTGAAGTGAAGCTGACCGGAGGTAAGGATGAGATTATGATAGCCCTTAAATCGGGTAAAGCCATAAGATTCCCCGAGTCAAAGGTAAGACCGGTAGGAAGAAATGCTATCGGTGTGAAAGGAGTTACACTGTCTGACGAACAAGATGAAGTGGTGGGAATGATTACCATTTCCAATCCTTTGGAAGAAACTGTGTTGGTGGTATCTGAAAAAGGATACGGAAAAAGATCATTCTTAAAAGATCCTGCAACCGGTGAAGAAATTTACAGAATTACCAATCGAGGTGGAAAAGGTGTAAAAACCATAAACATTACCAAAAAAACCGGCAAGTTGATAGCCATCAAAGCAGTAACCGATAAAGATGATTTGATGATCATTACCCGCAACGGACTGTTAATCAGAATGCCGGTAAAAGAAATACGGGTAATGGGAAGAGCCGCACAAGGAGTAAAATTGATCAATTTAAAAAATAACGATGAAATAGCAGCCGTGGCTAAGGTTGAAAACGAAGATGATTTTGAAAATAATGAAGTAAAAGATATGGAAAATATCATTCAATCGCCCGACGAAGGAATGAATGGTATGGATATTGATACTAACAACGAAAATCTAAATCATGAAGAATAA